The following proteins are co-located in the Cupriavidus pauculus genome:
- a CDS encoding glutamate synthase subunit beta, with protein sequence MGKATGFLEFPRQNEGYEPVVKRVKHYKEFVFALSDSEAKIQGARCMDCGIPFCNNGCPVNNIIPDFNDLVYRQDWKQAIEVLHQTNNFPEFTGRICPAPCEAACTLGISELPVGIKSIEHAIIDKAWEEGWVAPQVPKHKTGKTVAVVGSGPAGLAAAQQLARAGHDVTVFEKNDRIGGLLRYGIPDFKMEKTLIDRRIEQMQTEGVTFRAGVMVTDGDKLPAGIKNYARETISAQALMDQFDAVVLAGGSEVPRDLPVPGRDLAGVHYALEFLIPQNKEVAGDGVNEIRAEGKHVIVIGGGDTGSDCVGTSNRHGAESVTQFELLPQPPEEENKPLVWPYWPIKLRTSSSHDEGCSRDWSVATKELIGENGKVTALKACRVEWKDGRMQEVPGSEFVLKADLVLLAMGFTNPVGSMLEAFGVDTDARKNAKAATEGDRAYHTNVPKVFAAGDVRRGQSLVVWAIREGRQAARSVDTFLMGHSELPR encoded by the coding sequence GCGTGAAGCACTACAAGGAATTCGTGTTCGCGCTGTCCGACAGCGAAGCGAAGATCCAGGGTGCGCGCTGCATGGACTGCGGCATCCCGTTCTGCAACAACGGCTGCCCGGTCAACAACATCATCCCGGACTTCAACGATCTCGTGTATCGCCAGGACTGGAAGCAGGCGATCGAGGTGCTGCACCAGACCAACAACTTCCCCGAGTTCACGGGCCGCATCTGCCCGGCACCGTGCGAGGCGGCCTGCACGCTGGGCATCAGCGAGCTGCCGGTGGGCATCAAGTCGATCGAGCACGCCATCATCGACAAGGCCTGGGAAGAGGGCTGGGTGGCGCCGCAGGTGCCGAAGCACAAGACCGGCAAGACCGTGGCCGTGGTGGGCTCGGGCCCGGCCGGCCTGGCCGCCGCGCAGCAACTGGCGCGCGCCGGCCACGACGTGACCGTGTTCGAGAAGAACGACCGCATCGGCGGCCTGCTGCGCTACGGCATCCCCGACTTCAAGATGGAGAAGACGCTGATCGACCGTCGCATCGAGCAGATGCAGACCGAGGGCGTGACCTTCCGCGCGGGCGTGATGGTGACCGATGGCGACAAGCTGCCGGCCGGCATCAAGAACTACGCCCGCGAGACCATCTCCGCCCAGGCGCTGATGGACCAGTTCGACGCCGTGGTGCTGGCGGGCGGCTCCGAAGTGCCGCGCGACCTGCCGGTGCCGGGCCGCGACCTGGCCGGCGTGCACTACGCGCTGGAATTCCTGATCCCGCAGAACAAGGAAGTGGCCGGCGACGGCGTGAACGAGATCCGCGCCGAAGGCAAGCACGTGATCGTGATCGGCGGCGGCGATACGGGTTCGGACTGCGTGGGCACGTCGAACCGCCACGGTGCTGAATCGGTCACCCAGTTCGAACTGCTGCCGCAGCCGCCGGAAGAAGAGAACAAGCCGCTGGTGTGGCCGTACTGGCCGATCAAGCTGCGCACGTCGTCGTCGCACGACGAAGGCTGCTCGCGCGACTGGTCGGTCGCCACCAAGGAACTGATCGGCGAAAACGGCAAGGTCACGGCGCTCAAGGCGTGCCGCGTGGAGTGGAAGGACGGCCGCATGCAGGAAGTGCCGGGCAGCGAGTTCGTGCTGAAGGCCGACCTGGTGCTGCTGGCCATGGGCTTCACGAACCCCGTGGGCTCGATGCTGGAGGCATTCGGCGTGGACACGGACGCGCGCAAGAACGCCAAGGCCGCCACGGAAGGCGACCGCGCCTATCACACCAACGTGCCGAAGGTCTTCGCCGCGGGCGACGTCCGCCGCGGCCAGTCGCTGGTGGTCTGGGCCATCCGCGAAGGCCGCCAGGCCGCCCGCTCGGTCGACACCTTCCTGATGGGCCACTCGGAACTGCCGCGCTGA
- a CDS encoding GNAT family N-acetyltransferase, whose protein sequence is MSDFDLRPMQAADLPAILAIQARCYGPALQESADALASRLALEPDTCWVAALPGQAPAAYLFSHAWPQATLPPWNGHLAAAWPATEPLTWFIHDMAVAPAGRGARLAARLYDAARDVAMTAGLRTSHLIAVQSADAYWRRLGYAPVDAARHVEKLASYGEGAVVMGCRLA, encoded by the coding sequence ATGTCAGATTTCGACCTGCGGCCCATGCAGGCCGCCGACCTGCCCGCCATCCTCGCCATCCAGGCCCGGTGCTACGGCCCGGCACTCCAGGAATCGGCCGATGCACTGGCCAGCCGCCTGGCGCTGGAGCCCGACACGTGCTGGGTGGCCGCCCTGCCCGGCCAGGCACCGGCCGCCTACCTGTTCAGCCATGCCTGGCCCCAGGCCACGCTGCCACCGTGGAACGGCCACCTGGCGGCCGCCTGGCCCGCCACCGAACCCCTGACCTGGTTTATCCACGACATGGCCGTGGCCCCCGCCGGCCGCGGCGCCCGGCTGGCCGCCCGACTCTACGACGCCGCCCGTGACGTGGCGATGACCGCCGGCCTGCGCACCTCGCACCTGATCGCCGTGCAGTCAGCCGACGCCTACTGGCGCAGGCTCGGGTACGCCCCCGTCGACGCGGCCCGGCATGTGGAGAAGCTGGCGAGTTATGGGGAGGGGGCGGTGGTGATGGGGTGTCGGCTGGCGTAA
- a CDS encoding Bug family tripartite tricarboxylate transporter substrate binding protein, with the protein MSEVRISLRLWRGIAKLPILAARWLSPAAAVALCTATALAQPPAFAQLASIPSPTRADVASRQMTYPARPLRLIVPFPAGGVADAVARLLAERLAVRLGVSVEVDNRPGAAGTMAGDLVAKASSDGHTLLFHQANMLIQPGLEPVPYDVMRDFTPVVRVAATPLFLVIDGHLPMTTPQQWVTAVRSNPASYSYGYGQPGSPAHLYAEYAVRGLPNSVPLVMAKGESAVVQEMLAGRISACFCSWSAVQSHVRSGALKILGVTGPVRSPLTPQVPTLQEGGLDGYAALSWYGVMAPAKTPRAIVARLANELDNVTNEREVRAQLLAAGLTPVRDSPEAFATAIRAESVQWQVILRQAPPRGEP; encoded by the coding sequence ATGTCCGAAGTACGCATATCCCTGCGGCTTTGGCGAGGTATAGCGAAGTTGCCAATACTCGCTGCCAGATGGCTGTCACCTGCGGCCGCCGTTGCGCTCTGCACGGCGACGGCCCTCGCTCAGCCTCCCGCTTTTGCCCAACTCGCCAGCATTCCGTCGCCCACGCGCGCCGACGTGGCCAGCCGCCAGATGACCTATCCCGCCCGTCCGCTGCGCCTGATCGTGCCATTCCCGGCCGGTGGCGTGGCCGATGCGGTGGCGCGGCTGCTGGCCGAGCGGCTGGCCGTCCGGCTCGGCGTCTCCGTCGAGGTGGACAATCGCCCCGGCGCGGCCGGCACCATGGCGGGCGACCTCGTCGCCAAGGCCAGTTCCGACGGCCACACGCTGCTGTTCCACCAGGCCAACATGCTGATCCAGCCCGGACTGGAGCCCGTGCCCTACGACGTGATGCGCGATTTCACGCCCGTCGTGCGCGTTGCGGCCACGCCATTGTTCCTGGTCATCGACGGTCATCTGCCGATGACCACGCCGCAGCAGTGGGTCACGGCCGTGCGGTCGAACCCGGCGTCGTACAGCTACGGCTACGGCCAGCCGGGCAGCCCGGCCCATCTCTACGCCGAATACGCCGTGCGCGGCCTGCCGAACAGCGTGCCGCTGGTGATGGCCAAGGGCGAGAGCGCCGTGGTCCAGGAGATGCTGGCCGGGCGGATCAGCGCGTGCTTCTGCTCGTGGTCGGCTGTTCAGTCGCATGTGCGCTCGGGAGCACTGAAGATCCTCGGCGTGACCGGCCCGGTGCGCTCGCCGCTGACCCCGCAGGTGCCGACGCTGCAGGAAGGCGGGCTCGACGGGTATGCCGCGCTGTCCTGGTATGGCGTGATGGCGCCGGCCAAGACGCCGCGTGCCATCGTCGCCCGATTGGCCAACGAGCTGGACAATGTGACCAACGAGCGCGAAGTCCGCGCGCAACTGCTGGCGGCCGGCCTGACGCCGGTGCGCGACTCGCCCGAGGCATTCGCCACGGCCATCCGTGCCGAATCCGTGCAGTGGCAGGTCATCCTGCGCCAGGCCCCGCCGCGCGGCGAACCCTGA
- a CDS encoding ABC transporter ATP-binding protein: MTATVPNPSGQGFSGPNVVELADVDFAYAAGDKPILSGLSMRFPRGKVVAVMGGSGCGKTTVMRLIGGMVRPQSGRITFNGTDIDALDQTGLYAVRRQMGMLFQFGALFTDLSVFDNVAFPLREHTDLPESMIRDLVLMKLNAVGLRGARDLMPAQISGGMARRVALARAIALDPALLMYDEPFAGLDPISLGLTANLIRDLNDALGASTIIVSHDVQETFQIADYVYFIANGRIAAEGAPDALRASSDPFVHQFVHAKADGPVPFHYAGPSLADDFLAGGAR, from the coding sequence GTGACCGCTACCGTGCCGAACCCGTCTGGCCAGGGCTTTTCAGGCCCGAACGTCGTCGAACTCGCGGATGTCGATTTTGCATACGCGGCTGGCGACAAGCCCATCCTGTCCGGCCTTTCCATGCGGTTTCCGCGCGGGAAGGTGGTGGCCGTCATGGGCGGATCGGGCTGCGGCAAGACCACCGTGATGCGCCTGATCGGCGGCATGGTGCGCCCGCAAAGCGGCCGCATCACGTTCAATGGCACCGACATCGACGCGCTGGACCAGACCGGCCTGTACGCGGTGCGCCGCCAGATGGGCATGCTGTTCCAGTTCGGCGCGCTGTTCACCGACCTCTCGGTGTTCGACAACGTCGCCTTCCCGCTGCGCGAGCACACCGACCTGCCCGAATCGATGATCCGCGACCTGGTGTTGATGAAGCTCAACGCCGTGGGCCTGCGCGGCGCGCGCGACCTGATGCCGGCGCAGATCTCGGGCGGCATGGCGCGGCGCGTGGCGCTGGCGCGGGCCATTGCGCTGGACCCGGCGCTGCTGATGTACGACGAGCCGTTCGCCGGGCTGGACCCGATCTCGCTGGGCCTGACCGCCAACCTGATCCGCGACCTGAACGACGCGCTGGGCGCCAGCACGATCATCGTCTCCCATGACGTGCAGGAGACGTTTCAGATCGCCGACTACGTCTATTTCATTGCCAACGGCCGGATTGCCGCCGAAGGCGCGCCCGACGCGCTGCGGGCGTCGAGCGATCCGTTCGTGCACCAGTTCGTCCACGCCAAGGCCGACGGCCCGGTGCCTTTCCACTACGCTGGCCCCTCGCTGGCCGACGATTTCCTGGCCGGAGGCGCGCGTTGA